From the Saccharomycodes ludwigii strain NBRC 1722 chromosome I, whole genome shotgun sequence genome, one window contains:
- the PBA1 gene encoding Pba1p (similar to Saccharomyces cerevisiae YLR199C | PBA1 | Proteasome Biogenesis-Associated) translates to MKHKYSITCKYFSNPKYCEFPICSNNNDSSPSLVDTNILFIDDKLPTIILNFLALQLIDFLKENITKIYVIGLSDRLTSFKEIIDGSIQNNDCITNFVPPEFISNIAASFVNLRPKNTTVWLLPSEGPIGFEKINPEYIELLALKIMDNLSVPRDFVHHCLKNWSENNGSHVTTLYI, encoded by the coding sequence ATGAAACATAAGTATTCAATTACGtgcaaatatttttcaaatccaAAATATTGTGAATTTCCAATAtgttcaaataataacgatTCATCACCATCATTAGTagatacaaatattttatttattgatgaTAAATTACCCACCataattttaaactttttggCTCTTCAACTAATTGACTttttaaaggaaaatattacaaaaatatatgttaTAGGTTTAAGTGATAGGTTAACTTCATTTAAGGAAATAATAGATGGTTCAATTCAGAATAATGATTGTATCACTAATTTTGTGCCCCCTGAATTTATCTCTAATATAGCTGCGTCATTTGTTAATTTGCGCCCTAAAAACACCACTGTCTGGTTGTTACCCAGTGAAGGACCTATtggatttgaaaaaatcaatCCCGAATATATTGAGCTACTtgcattaaaaataatggatAATTTATCTGTTCCAAGGGATTTTGTACACCAttgtttgaaaaattggaGTGAAAATAATGGTAGCCATGTCACAActctatatatatga
- the PWP1 gene encoding rRNA-processing protein PWP1 (similar to Saccharomyces cerevisiae YLR196W | PWP1 | Periodic tryptophan (W) Protein), producing MISSTCWVPQGFASNFPERYELNDEEMDRINKMAEQLNLNDDFTKKHEIESDGKKEEKILYNNDEDLKKYDLDHYDDDEKVATTEVNPNFDASILPGLTTVEENGEHYLELPDSHEETNEEVNEEALTLEQDEEKEELQIYPTDNLVLATRTETEGDLSFLDVYVYDDGDENDGFVRESSLYVHHDLMLPAFPLCVEWINFTPNRGNLTNTDNRGNFAAVGTFDPNIEIWNLDCVDKAFPDAILQGHKDAVLSLAHNHEHRNVLASASADSTLKLWDLNSTKAPVSSLNKIHGKKKVSSCEWYDFALLSSGYDSRLAITDVRSTESKYFNIGNGEEIEVAKFSNDYSNILCGTDSGNVYCFDIKNANKPLWTLNAHEGSITSLNVNTQIENLFVTTAMGDKVVKVWNNDNGVPKMVLNRNFGVGNVLTSSFAPDFEVSGNLVVGGVSGNLQLWDAFSNKSVKKAFRNELNKLEKEAISNNYKKFARKYKGDKTQEVLLTAEGLNGNDDDEEEEEEQWEDM from the coding sequence atgatCTCCTCAACATGTTGGGTCCCTCAGGGGTTTGCTAGTAACTTTCCTGAACGTTATGAATTAAACGATGAAGAAATGGATAGAATCAATAAGATGGCTGAGCaactaaatttaaatgatgaTTTCACCAAGAAACATGAAATTGAATCTGatggaaaaaaggaagaaaaaattttatacaaCAACGatgaagatttaaaaaaatacgaTCTAGATCATTATGATGACGATGAAAAAGTAGCTACTACAGAAGTAAATCCTAATTTTGATGCCTCTATACTTCCTGGACTAACTACAGTTGAGGAAAATGGTGAACATTACTTAGAATTGCCAGATTCTCATGAAGAAACTAATGAAGAAGTGAACGAAGAAGCCTTGACTTTGGAACAAGATGAAGAAAAGGAGGAATTACAGATTTACCCTACAGACAATTTGGTCTTAGCCACAAGAACAGAAACAGAAGGTGATCTATCATTTTTGGATGTTTATGTTTACGATGATGgtgatgaaaatgatggGTTCGTTCGTGAAAGTTCCTTATACGTTCACCATGATTTAATGTTGCCAGCCTTTCCATTGTGTGTAGAATGGATTAATTTTACTCCGAATCGTGGCAATCTTACCAATACTGATAATAGGGGTAATTTTGCCGCTGTAGGTACCTTTGATCCTAATATTGAAATATGGAATTTGGACTGTGTTGATAAGGCCTTCCCAGATGCAATCTTGCAGGGGCATAAGGATGCAGTTTTATCTTTAGCCCATAATCACGAACATCGTAATGTTTTGGCCTCTGCTTCTGCTGATTCTACACTTAAATTATGGGATTTAAATAGCACAAAGGCTCCAGTTTCGagtttaaataaaatacatggtaaaaaaaaagtttcctCTTGCGAATGGTATGACTTTGCATTGTTGTCTTCTGGTTATGATTCGAGACTGGCAATTACCGATGTTCGTTCTACCGAgtccaaatattttaatattggtaATGGGGAAGAAATTGAGGTTGCGAAATTTTCCAATGATTACtcaaatatattatgtGGTACAGATAGCGGAAATGTTTACTGCTTTGACATAAAAAATGCAAATAAACCATTATGGACACTAAATGCACACGAAGGTAGTATAACATCCTTGAATGTCAACACTCAGATTGAAAACTTGTTTGTTACCACTGCCATGGGAGATAAAGTAGTTAAAGTCTGGAATAACGATAATGGTGTGCCAAAGATGGTTTTAAATCGTAATTTTGGTGTGGGTAACGTTTTAACATCTTCTTTTGCGCCGGATTTTGAGGTTTCTGGTAATCTAGTTGTCGGAGGTGTTTCTGGTAATTTACAACTATGGGATGCCTTTAGTAATAAATCTGTTAAAAAAGCGTTTAGAAATgagttaaataaattagaaaaagaggctatttctaataattataaGAAATTTGCTAGGAAATATAAAGGCGATAAGACTCAAGAGGTTTTACTAACTGCGGAGGGTCTAAATGGGAATGACGACGAtgaggaagaagaggaagagcAATGGGAAGAtatgtaa
- the NOP56 gene encoding snoRNP complex protein NOP56 (similar to Saccharomyces cerevisiae YLR197W | NOP56 | NucleOlar Protein of 56.8 kDa) has protein sequence MSTAMDYLLFEEPTGYAIFKVKLQPDSVNASSKEVQKEINDFGSFTKLVELVSFAPFKGAAQALENANDISEGLCSEALKSLLALNLPKNSTTLAISDPKLGPSIKEQFPKVTCIANELAQDLIRGVRLHSTKLLKSIVETGDLERAQLGLGHAYSRAKVKFNVSKNDNHIIQAIALLDSLDKDINTFAMRVKEWYGWHFPELAKLVPDNYTFAKLVLFIRDKASLNEDSLHDLVEVLGNEDSAVAEKIIDNARISMGQDLSEIDMENVCTFAQRVVSLVDYRRQLFEYLCEKMHTVAPNLSELIGEVIGARLISHAGSLTNLSKQAASTVQILGAEKALFRALKTKGNTPKYGLIYHSGFIAKAAAKNKGRISRYLANKCSIASRIDNYSDEPSNVFGTVLRKQVEQRLDFYNTGAPTLKNELAIKEAMDLYNDENPTEKKEETPSKKRKAEEDEEEEEEEKKKPKKEKKEKKEKKEKKEKKEKKEKKEKKEKKEKKEKKDKKDKKEHKNIKEKKDKKKSSKKD, from the coding sequence ATGTCCACTGCTAtggattatttattatttgaggAACCAACTGGTTAtgctatttttaaagtaaAATTACAACCAGATTCCGTAAATGCTTCATCTAAAGAAGTTCAAAAGGAAATTAACGATTTCGGTTCATTTACCAAGTTGGTTGAATTAGTTTCTTTTGCTCCATTTAAAGGTGCTGCACAAGCTTTAGAGAATGCCAACGATATTAGTGAAGGTTTGTGTTCAGAAGCTTTAAAGTCACTTTTAGCTTTAAACTTACCAAAAAATAGCACTACCTTGGCTATTTCTGATCCAAAATTGGGACCATCTATCAAGGAACAGTTTCCAAAGGTCACTTGTATTGCCAACGAATTGGCTCAAGATTTAATTCGTGGTGTTAGATTACATTCTactaaattattgaaaagtaTTGTTGAAACTGGTGATTTAGAAAGAGCTCAATTAGGTTTGGGTCACGCTTACTCCAGAGCCAAAGTTAAGTTTAATGTTAGTAAAAACGATAACCATATTATCCAGGCCATTGCTTTGTTGGATTCTTTGGATAAAGATATAAACACTTTTGCCATGCGTGTTAAAGAATGGTATGGCTGGCATTTCCCAGAGCTAGCAAAGTTGGTTCCAGATAACTATACATTTGCTAAATTAGTTCTATTTATTAGAGACAAGGCCAGTTTAAATGAGGATTCTTTACATGACCTTGTTGAAGTTTTAGGCAATGAGGATTCTGCTGTTGCTGAAAAGATCATTGATAATGCTCGTATATCTATGGGTCAAGATTTGAGCGAAATTGATATGGAAAATGTTTGTACTTTTGCTCAAAGGGTTGTTTCTTTAGTTGATTACAGACGTCAATTATTCGAGTACTTGTGTGAAAAAATGCACACTGTTGCTCCTAATTTGAGTGAATTAATTGGTGAGGTGATTGGTGCTAGATTAATTTCACATGCTGGTTCCTTAACTAACTTGTCCAAACAGGCTGCGTCCACAGTGCAGATCTTGGGTGCTGAAAAGGCTTTATTTAGAGCCTTAAAAACAAAGGGTAATACTCCAAAATATGGTTTAATATATCATAGTGGATTTATCGCAAAAGCTGCTGCCAAGAACAAGGGTAGAATCTCTAGATATTTAGCTAATAAGTGTTCTATTGCAAGTAGAATTGATAATTACAGTGACGAGCCTTCTAATGTTTTTGGTACTGTTTTAAGAAAACAAGTTGAACAGAGATTAGACTTTTACAATACTGGTGCGCCAACTTTGAAGAATGAATTGGCCATTAAAGAAGCTATGGATCTGtataatgatgaaaatCCAACTGAAAAGAAGGAAGAAACACCATCCAAAAAGAGAAAGgctgaagaagatgaagaggaagaggaagaggaaaagaaaaagccaaagaaagaaaagaaagaaaagaaagagaagaaagaaaagaaagaaaagaaagagaagaaagaaaagaaagaaaagaaagaaaaaaaggaaaagaaagaaaagaaagacaAAAAGGACAAAAAGGAAcacaaaaacataaaagaaaagaaggataaaaaaaagagttcCAAGAAagattaa
- the COQ9 gene encoding ubiquinone biosynthesis protein COQ9 (similar to Saccharomyces cerevisiae YLR201C | COQ9 | COenzyme Q): MSQIKTNSIITNVFNCTAKLTSFKKISLIQNTHRFYHPNTTEYPKPHSYFPYLTYAPDSIQAKILSNCLQKHVPNTGINERSLINSCNDLGQSSTMLSVLSAPSNSAVLELIKFHLVTSRLELFHFASKNDKSLEEIFLKRLELNKPISNQLSALLSHLTSPFPSNLDVGIQELHNLSNDFVVLANDIKESHDFAWYSKRMGLSVAYVSSELFMAQDKSENFKETMEFARRRLDNWRNYGTMYNNTEEFLWFQLMSGLSFVRSQTA, from the coding sequence ATGAGTCAAATCAAAACTAACTCCATTATAAccaatgtttttaattgtacTGCTAAATTAACtagctttaaaaaaatatctctAATCCAAAATACCCATAGATTTTACCACCCAAATACCACAGAGTATCCTAAACCTCACTCTTATTTTCCATATCTAACTTACGCTCCAGATTCCATTCAAGCCAAAATTTTGAGCAATTGTTTGCAAAAACATGTCCCTAACACAGGCATTAATGAACGTAGCTTGATAAATAGTTGCAATGATTTGGGTCAATCGTCAACAATGCTAAGCGTACTAAGCGCTCCATCCAACAGTGCTGTTTTAGAATTGATTAAGTTTCATTTAGTTACTTCCAGACTAGaattatttcattttgcatcaaaaaatgataaaagcttggaagaaatttttttgaaaagattAGAATTAAACAAGCCCATAAGTAACCAATTATCTGCTTTATTAAGCCATTTAACCAGCCCTTTCCCTTCTAATTTAGATGTAGGTATCCAAGAATTACACAACTTGTCAAACGACTTTGTTGTATTGGCTAACGATATTAAAGAGAGTCATGATTTTGCTTGGTACAGTAAAAGGATGGGCTTAAGTGTTGCATATGTTAGTTCTGAATTGTTCATGGCACAAGACAAATCCGAAAATTTTAAGGAAACTATGGAATTTGCCAGGAGAAGATTGGACAATTGGAGAAATTATGGTACCATGTACAATAATACTGAAGAATTTTTATGGTTTCAATTAATGAGTGGCTTAAGTTTCGTTAGAAGCCAAACTGCTTGA
- the YKE2 gene encoding tubulin-binding prefolding complex subunit YKE2 (similar to Saccharomyces cerevisiae YLR200W | YKE2 | Yeast ortholog of mouse KE2): METLQKEQNELQELIIARQKLETQFQENKIVQEELKKTTDESNIYKLTGGVLLPVEKNEAEINVDKRLEFIKEEIEKCEKNIQNKQTSLEKLKNELLSHQQS; this comes from the coding sequence atggaAACTTTgcaaaaagaacaaaacgAATTACAAGAACTAATAATTGCTAGACAAAAATTAGAAACTCAATTTCAAGAGAATAAAATAGTACAAGAGGAGTTAAAGAAGACAACAGATGAATCTAACATTTATAAATTGACTGGAGGAGTATTATTACCagtggaaaaaaatgaagcTGAAATTAATGTTGATAAAAGATTAGAATTTATCAAAGAAGAAATCGAAAaatgtgaaaaaaatattcaaaacaaacaaacatcattggaaaaattaaagaacgAATTACTAAGTCATCAGCaatcataa
- the SFA1 gene encoding bifunctional alcohol dehydrogenase/S-(hydroxymethyl)glutathione dehydrogenase (similar to Saccharomyces cerevisiae YDL168W | SFA1 | Sensitive to FormAldehyde) encodes MSSSTTGKPIECTAAVAYEPNKPLTIEKIFVDPPKSHEVRVKVKYVALCHTDAYTLSGADPEGLFPCVLGHECAGIVESIGPNVTNVKVGDHVILLYTAECGECKLCKSGKTNLCNSVRATQGKGVMPDGTSRFHDKNGKTLYHFMGCSGFSEYTVVADVSLVAIDPQAPLDKVCLLGCGITTGFGAAIKTANVQKGDNVVIFGAGAVGLSVVQGAKLREAGKIIVVDVNANKKNWATQFGSTDFINPNTDLKKGQTIVDKIVEMTDGGVDYSFDCTGNVKVMRDAFECCHKGWGKCVLIGVAASGQEFSTRPFHFIIGKVCTGCAFGGFHGRSEMGGLIKDYQEGKLKVDEFITHRRSFDEINTAFEDLHTGECLRTVLNYD; translated from the coding sequence atgtcctCCTCAACTACTGGTAAGCCAATCGAATGTACTGCCGCCGTTGCATACGAACCAAATAAGCCATTAACAATTGAAAAGATTTTTGTCGATCCTCCAAAGTCTCATGAAGTCCGTGTTAAAGTCAAATATGTTGCATTATGTCATACTGATGCATACACCTTAAGTGGTGCCGATCCAGAAGGCCTTTTTCCATGTGTCTTGGGTCATGAATGTGCTGGTATTGTTGAATCCATTGGTCCAAATGTTACCAACGTCAAAGTGGGCGATCATGTCATTTTATTGTACACTGCTGAATGTGGGGAGTGCAAGCTTTGTAAATCTGGTAAGACCAATCTCTGTAATTCCGTTCGAGCCACTCAAGGTAAGGGAGTTATGCCTGATGGTACGAGTAGATTTCATGATAAAAATGGCAAAACTTTATATCATTTTATGGGCTGTTCTGGCTTTAGCGAATACACCGTCGTTGCTGATGTTTCGTTGGTTGCTATTGATCCTCAGGCTCCATTGGATAAAGTGTGTTTATTAGGTTGTGGTATCACCACTGGGTTTGGTGCTGCCATTAAAACTGCTAATGTTCAAAAAGGCGACAACGTTGTAATTTTCGGTGCTGGTGCTGTTGGTTTGAGTGTGGTTCAGGGGGCTAAATTAAGGGAGGCCGGAAAAATCATCGTTGTCGACGTTAACGCTAATAAGAAAAACTGGGCCACACAATTTGGTAGTACAGATTTTATAAACCCTAATACTGATTTGAAAAAGGGACAAACCattgttgataaaataGTTGAAATGACTGATGGTGGTGTTGACTACAGTTTTGACTGTACTGGTAATGTTAAAGTTATGAGAGATGCCTTTGAATGTTGCCATAAAGGCTGGGGTAAATGTGTTCTTATTGGTGTGGCTGCTAGTGGCCAGGAATTTTCTACTAGACCtttccattttattattggtaaagTTTGTACTGGTTGCGCATTTGGAGGGTTTCATGGTAGATCTGAAATGGGTGGTTTGATTAAAGATTATCAGGAAGGTAAGTTAAAAGTTGATGAATTTATCACTCATAGAAGATCATTTGATGAGATAAATACCGCATTTGAAGATTTGCATACCGGTGAATGTTTAAGAACCGTTTTAAACTATGATTGA
- the NRP1 gene encoding Nrp1p (similar to Saccharomyces cerevisiae YDL167C | NRP1 | N (asparagine)-Rich Protein): MKFLVLEMVTSMATVPDATSIEQQPLRQDMNIIKIFWKLVDPLLLPVNTSSIPYNRIEINDHISLQQAITNLHNALTLEKNNVSGNLTSTSVQDIEKNNVNDNDVLIVSLHSTWDIRVLLPYKSRHLNIQLPRWLQFPIIFDLCKEYERWCITDPTRYNIFNAAAMNITKRRKLHSNKTYLYAMLQLLGLRMDLYEMDEFGCIVRIFLSLYEKSILDGFTKPYNTFIDYNQFMKESSKVLYMNNLPSIVTQSELEKWFVSHGCHPIGFWTVKPAINAPLNYSTDKISSTYVPDSDTISGFAIFQSHEEASLGLHLNGYSIILRLGNNNNNNNNNNNNSNSNNNNNNSNNNAGATNNNNNSVRSRYKYIDRVVEIQPSSNIVLTQVKDLLVPFPQTRNKPRPGDWNCPSCGFSNFQKRTNCFRCSFSVNTPSPPPPLTTNNVMGTNSSNNCSNENIDNTTSNGTKNNMNIQQLTFNNNNNNNNNNSNSANNLNNITNNNTTNSGTLFQHRLSSINNNSNIPGTSTNTINNEVVSGGGTRMSSPLDPNTLFSTNSNESIHLNQAIHNNNTGKSNTSNNNSVLNFTDLNIHNTGGSNISTTTTYNAHIRNNSQQQLHQPLLKLQHQLNNSNNGSSSSVNQLPAQHLQQSQQQNIPFRPGDWKCSICTYHNFAKNMNCLKCGETKIIF, encoded by the coding sequence ATGAAATTCTTAGTGTTGGAAATGGTGACAAGTATGGCCACAGTGCCTGATGCTACTTCTATTGAACAACAGCCATTAAGACAGGATATGAAtatcataaaaatattttggaaacTGGTTGACCCATTATTACTCCCCGTAAACACTTCATCAATTCCATATAATAGAATAGAAATAAACGATCACATTTCATTACAACAAGCCATCACAAACTTACATAACGCTTTAACATTAGAAAAGAATAATGTAAGCGGCAATTTAACCAGTACATCTGTCCAAGAcatagaaaaaaacaatgtcAATGATAACGATGTACTCATAGTTTCGTTGCATAGTACTTGGGATATTCGTGTTTTATTACCCTATAAGTCAAGACATTTGAATATTCAATTACCTAGATGGTTACAATTCCccattatttttgatttgtgTAAAGAGTATGAAAGATGGTGTATCACGGATCCAACacgttataatattttcaacgCTGCTGCAATGAATATTACTAAACGTAGAAAATTGCACAGCAATAAAACTTATTTATATGCAATGCTCCAACTACTAGGGTTACGAATGGATCTTTATGAAATGGACGAATTTGGATGTATTGTTagaatttttctttcattgTATGAAAAAAGCATTTTAGATGGTTTTACTAAACCTTATAATACGTTTATTGATTATAATCAATTTATGAAAGAATCTTCTAAAGTATTATATATGAACAACTTACCTTCTATTGTTACTCAAAGTGAATTAGAAAAGTGGTTTGTTTCTCATGGCTGTCATCCAATTGGGTTTTGGACGGTTAAACCTGCCATTAATGCACCACTAAACTATTCTACTGATAAAATTAGCTCTACATATGTTCCTGATAGTGATACCATTTCTGGGTTTGCCATATTTCAATCACACGAAGAAGCATCTTTAGGTTTACATTTAAATGGTTATTCAATTATATTACGACTaggaaataataataataataataataataataataataacagtaacagtaacaacaacaataataatagtaacaataatgcaGGTGctaccaacaacaataataattcgGTTAGATCTCGCTACAAATATATTGATAGAGTAGTGGAAATTCAACCTAGTAGTAATATAGTGTTAACTCAAGTTAAAGATTTATTGGTACCATTCCCACAAACAAGAAATAAACCCAGACCAGGAGATTGGAACTGTCCATCTTGTGGTTTTTctaatttccaaaaaaggACAAATTGTTTTAGATGTTCATTTAGTGTTAATACACCTTCTCCTCCCCCACCACTTACAACAAATAATGTCATGGGTACCAATAGCTCCAATAATTGtagtaatgaaaatattgataaCACTACTAGCAATGGTACAAAGAACAACATGAATATTCAGCAATTaacatttaataataataataataataataataataatagtaattcCGCCAATAACCTGAACAatattaccaataataatacgaCCAATAGTGGTACGCTTTTCCAACACAGGTTATCTTCtataaacaacaacagtaaTATTCCCGGAACTTCAACTAACACAATAAACAATGAAGTAGTCAGTGGGGGTGGCACTAGAATGTCTTCACCCTTAGATCCGAATACTTTGTTTTCCACTAATTCTAATGAAAGCATTCATTTAAATCAGGcaattcataataataatacaggTAAATCTAATACtagcaataacaacagtgttttaaattttactGACCTGAATATACATAATACCGGTGGCAGCAATATTAGCACCACCACTACTTATAATGCTCATATAAGAAACAATTCTCAGCAACAACTACACCAACCATTATTAAAGCTACAGCATCAATTAaacaatagtaacaatGGTTCTTCATCCTCTGTTAACCAGTTACCAGCTCAACACTTACAACAATCACAGCAACAGAATATTCCATTTAGACCTGGCGATTGGAAATGTTCTATTTGTACGTACCATAATTTCgcaaaaaatatgaattgCTTAAAATGTGgtgaaacaaaaataatattttaa
- the UPS1 gene encoding Ups1p (similar to Saccharomyces cerevisiae YLR193C | UPS1 | UnProceSsed), producing the protein MVLWNRSQHIFNTDFKTVSLAFFNRYPNPYAHHVLSIDTLSREIDPTTGELVTTRIIKKAGKLPEWIKPFLGKISESWIIEISKIDKENLLLTTYTKNLDHTKIIKVEEYTTYKYDNKINQTLVESNVKFSSGFGRMNTFRNRIEQWSHEKFTENIKKSRLGMKFVIDQYLIKSNLN; encoded by the coding sequence ATGGTTTTGTGGAATAGAAGTcaacatatttttaatacagattttaaaacagtTTCACTagcattttttaataggtATCCTAATCCATACGCACATCACGTACTTTCCATAGATACATTATCAAGAGAAATAGATCCAACAACAGGAGAACTAGTAACAACCagaataattaaaaaagcaGGGAAGTTGCCTGAGTGGATCAAACCATTTTTGGGGAAAATATCTGAAAGTTGGATTATCGAGATTAGTAAAattgataaagaaaatttactTTTAACCACCTACACTAAAAATTTAGATCATactaaaattataaaagtaGAAGAATACACCACCTACaaatatgataataaaataaaccaaaCTTTGGTGGAGAGCAATGTTAAATTCAGTAGTGGATTTGGAAGGATGAATACTTTTAGAAATAGAATTGAACAATGGAGTCATGAAAAGTTTACtgaaaatatcaaaaaaagcAGATTAGGTATGaaatttgttattgatcaatatttaataaagtcAAACTTAAACTGA
- the NMT1 gene encoding glycylpeptide N-tetradecanoyltransferase NMT1 (similar to Saccharomyces cerevisiae YLR195C | NMT1 | N-Myristoyl Transferase): MSSNKDQKNEDTSDSNDAPKVVVTSSDADPMKNIQELLKMLAIDPSKLNNRDNEIKPKNFEEYKFWKTQPIVKFDEKVTTEGPVDNSKTVADIPTSPLPLKAIPGFEWYDVDIENDIDELYQLLNENYVEDQDSAFRFDYSKSFLQWALTCPGYKKEWFVGIRVISSKKLVGFISAIPVTLQVRGKILPSVDINFLCVHKKLRAKRLAPVFIKEITRRVNLCNIWQALHTGGVVLPSPVSVCRYAHRPLNWGKMFDVGFTGLPYNATKTQMIAKYTLSKTTTTPGLRRLELKDLDEALELLNKYQSRFKLIQLFNKEEFKHWFLTIENVIYSYVVEDPKTGKITDFISFYTLPFTILNNNNYNSLNVAYLFYYASDSDFNYPDRFDTEATKVLKKRLSQLVNDACIIARSELHMDVFNALTSQDNSLFLKDLKFGPGDGLLNFYLFNYRTFPMNGGCIADQNYAYDEEHRSDIGVVML, translated from the coding sequence ATGTCGTCCAATAAAGACCAAAAAAACGAAGATACATCCGATAGCAATGACGCACCCAAAGTTGTAGTCACCAGCAGTGATGCAGACCCAATGAAAAACATTcaagaattattaaaaatgctAGCTATTGATCCATCCAAATTGAACAACAGAgataatgaaataaaacCCAAAAATTTTGAAGAGTATAAGTTTTGGAAGACTCAACCAATTGTCAAATTTGATGAAAAAGTTACAACAGAAGGTCCGGTGGATAATTCTAAAACTGTGGCGGATATTCCAACAAGTCCCTTACCTTTGAAGGCCATACCTGGTTTTGAATGGTACGATGTTGATATTGAGAATGATATTGACGAATTGTATCAACTCTTAAATGAGAATTATGTTGAAGATCAAGATAGTGCTTTCAGATTTGACTAttcaaaaagttttttacAATGGGCACTAACTTGCCCAggttataaaaaagaatggtTTGTCGGAATTAGGGTTATTAGTAGTAAGAAATTAGTTGGTTTTATATCTGCTATCCCGGTAACTTTGCAAGTTAGAGGCAAAATTCTTCCATCAGTTGATATAAACTTCTTGTGTGTCCATAAAAAGTTACGTGCTAAAAGGTTGGCACCGGTTTTTATTAAGGAAATCACTAGGCGTGTTAATTTATGTAACATATGGCAAGCTCTACATACAGGCGGTGTAGTATTACCAAGTCCTGTTAGTGTATGTAGATATGCTCACAGACCTTTAAATTGGGGTAAAATGTTTGATGTTGGTTTCACTGGATTACCGTATAATGCTACCAAAACACAAATGATTGCCAAATACACATTGTCCAAAACAACTACTACCCCCGGTTTGAGAAGATTAGAGTTAAAAGACCTTGATGAAGctttagaattattaaacaaatacCAATCCAGATTTAAGTTAATTCAACTTTTCAACAAAGAGGAATTTAAACATTGGTTTTTGACTAttgaaaatgttatttattcGTATGTTGTCGAAGATCCCAAAACAGGTAAAATCACTGATTTTATATCTTTCTATACATTACCTTTTACtatattgaataataacaattataaTTCATTAAATGTTGcgtatttgttttattatgcaAGTGACTCTGATTTCAACTATCCTGATAGATTTGATACAGAAGCTActaaagttttgaaaaagaggTTATCACAATTAGTTAATGATGCCTGTATAATTGCCCGTTCAGAATTGCACATGGATGTTTTTAATGCATTGACCTCACAAGATAattcattgtttttaaaagatttgaaaTTTGGTCCTGGCGATGgtttattgaatttttacttatttaattatagaACTTTTCCGATGAACGGAGGTTGTATTGCTGACCAAAATTATGCGTATGACGAGGAACATCGTAGTGATATTGGTGTTGTCATGTTGTAA